In Nitrospirota bacterium, the following are encoded in one genomic region:
- a CDS encoding transcriptional repressor, protein PQRREIIKLLARDVSHPGARDILRKVRKAVPRISMSTVYYTLVRFEYYGHCKECRARKYGWEEGPL, encoded by the coding sequence CCCCTCAAAGGCGTGAGATCATCAAGCTTCTTGCGCGTGATGTGTCGCATCCGGGGGCGAGGGATATTTTAAGGAAAGTCAGAAAGGCCGTTCCGCGGATAAGCATGTCAACGGTCTATTACACCCTGGTGCGGTTTGAATATTACGGTCATTGCAAGGAGTGTCGGGCAAGGAAATACGGATGGGAAGAAGGACCTTTGTAA